One Cupriavidus oxalaticus genomic region harbors:
- the ggt gene encoding gamma-glutamyltransferase produces the protein MEHTIEVDPCGGTSRRAFLAGSAALAGSTILAPARAEAAQDAAPAARTGLAHSDAGMVTSPHGLASQAGLEVLKAGGNAIEAAIAIGAVLSVTYPHFTGLGGDAFLVISDRDGNVRSFSGIGQAAAEAPGYSGSIPLRGPGAALTAAATVAIWDRAFAFSKSLWGGTQSWSTLLARATEYAANGFPVTPSQCFWQEFRAADLPAWSGFGRVFAPEGRMPKPGEMFRQPQLARTLDRLATQGGREFYEGDLAGRLAAGLAQAGSPLRASDLARCQAREEVPLRVAYRGGELLGLRPPTQGVTTLEIMGILDRFDLSGVPEGSADYYHLLVEAVKLAFLDRNRYVADPDFVDVPVARLLSRPHLDAQAQRIRMARAMPWPHVYQHGDTVYIGAADREGRCVSMLQTVYFDWGSGVVVGDTGVLWHNRGASFSLDPASPNVLQGGKRPFHTLNPGIYLKNGRPRLLYGTQGADGQPQTLAAVLTRMIDYGMDPLAALGRPRFLLGKTFSDSRDSLKLEQDAGRQVFSELAARGHQLSPIPAQSQLAGHPGAIRIGPKGQLAGAHDPRSDGRALGL, from the coding sequence ATGGAACATACGATTGAAGTCGATCCCTGCGGCGGCACTTCGCGCAGGGCTTTCCTGGCCGGTTCGGCCGCGCTGGCGGGCAGCACGATCCTCGCGCCGGCTCGCGCAGAGGCAGCGCAGGATGCCGCGCCCGCCGCGCGAACGGGCCTGGCGCATTCGGATGCGGGCATGGTCACCAGCCCGCACGGGCTCGCCAGCCAGGCAGGGCTGGAAGTGCTGAAGGCCGGCGGCAATGCGATCGAGGCCGCGATTGCGATCGGCGCGGTGCTGAGCGTGACCTACCCGCATTTCACCGGGCTGGGCGGCGATGCCTTCCTGGTGATCAGCGACCGCGACGGCAATGTGCGCTCGTTCTCCGGGATCGGGCAGGCCGCTGCCGAAGCGCCGGGCTACAGCGGCAGCATCCCGCTGCGCGGGCCGGGCGCTGCGCTGACCGCGGCCGCGACGGTCGCGATCTGGGACCGCGCCTTTGCCTTCAGCAAGAGCCTGTGGGGCGGTACCCAGTCCTGGTCGACGCTGCTGGCGCGCGCCACCGAGTACGCCGCCAACGGCTTCCCGGTCACGCCATCGCAGTGCTTCTGGCAGGAGTTCCGCGCCGCGGACCTGCCGGCATGGAGCGGTTTCGGCCGCGTGTTTGCCCCCGAGGGGCGCATGCCGAAGCCGGGCGAAATGTTCCGCCAGCCGCAGCTGGCGCGCACGCTGGACCGGCTGGCGACGCAGGGCGGGCGGGAGTTCTATGAGGGCGACCTCGCCGGCCGGCTTGCGGCAGGGCTGGCGCAGGCCGGCTCGCCATTGCGCGCGAGCGACCTGGCGCGCTGCCAGGCACGCGAGGAAGTGCCGTTGCGCGTGGCCTACCGTGGCGGCGAACTGCTGGGCCTGCGTCCGCCCACGCAGGGCGTGACGACGCTGGAGATCATGGGGATCCTCGACCGCTTCGACCTGTCGGGCGTGCCCGAGGGCAGTGCCGATTACTACCACCTGCTGGTTGAAGCCGTGAAGCTCGCGTTCCTCGATCGCAATCGCTACGTTGCCGATCCCGACTTTGTCGACGTGCCGGTGGCTCGGCTGCTGTCGCGCCCGCATCTGGATGCGCAGGCACAACGCATCCGCATGGCCCGTGCCATGCCGTGGCCGCATGTCTACCAGCACGGCGATACGGTGTATATCGGCGCGGCCGACCGCGAGGGCCGCTGCGTCAGCATGCTGCAGACGGTGTATTTCGACTGGGGCAGCGGCGTGGTGGTGGGCGACACGGGCGTGCTCTGGCATAACCGCGGCGCGTCGTTCAGCCTCGATCCCGCCAGCCCCAACGTGCTGCAGGGCGGCAAGCGGCCCTTCCATACGCTGAACCCGGGCATCTACCTGAAGAACGGCCGCCCGCGGCTGCTGTACGGTACGCAGGGCGCCGACGGGCAGCCGCAGACGCTGGCGGCGGTGCTGACGCGGATGATCGACTACGGCATGGATCCGCTGGCCGCGCTCGGGCGGCCGCGCTTCCTGCTGGGCAAGACCTTCTCCGACAGCCGCGACAGCCTCAAGCTGGAGCAGGACGCCGGCAGGCAGGTGTTCAGTGAACTGGCGGCGCGCGGCCACCAGCTGAGCCCGATCCCGGCGCAGAGCCAGCTGGCCGGGCATCCGGGCGCGATCCGGATCGGTCCGAAAGGGCAGCTTGCCGGCGCGCACGATCCGCGCAGCGACGGCCGCGCGCTGGGGCTGTAG
- a CDS encoding amidohydrolase family protein gives MTRHDATLPAWPGENTPALQPDLFRQPRILLPEWTLLRQGAVRGHAVVVEDGCFTVVGSADEVKARFPELETLPLPRMLLMPGMIDTHHHLTQSFGKSLVFGEPSEIFRRVWVPLEGSLTAEHLYLSSKLAALEALRGGFTTVVDAGTRSDAGLDAIARAVTDAGVRCVLGLICNDRPGAETLDAAPILRRAAAHLDKYAGDPLVAPSLAISIPEVASDAMLHHVYQLCAESGRIFQTHANEHLVAVERSLNACGRRPIEHLAAVGALGPAALLAHATLVTPHEIRLLADTGAAVAYNPVASAWKGNAVAPAETMATFGVRLGLGTDGTRSDAFRLLDYAEAAQRFAFGIGVGDSSCGAGWRWVDMATHDAAEVAGLGALTGEIATGKRADFLLVDLDVPELAPSWDLTWELVRLANRDQIRAVFVDGSLRLWQGWPTDWDARALMQAIHAMAADTVANAPIRKLHEAADVHRARHACGSATSEAA, from the coding sequence ATGACTCGACACGATGCAACCCTGCCGGCCTGGCCCGGCGAAAATACTCCGGCCCTGCAGCCGGACCTGTTCAGGCAACCGCGCATCCTGCTGCCGGAATGGACGCTGCTGCGCCAGGGCGCGGTGCGCGGGCATGCCGTGGTAGTGGAAGATGGCTGTTTCACGGTCGTGGGCAGCGCCGATGAGGTGAAGGCGCGCTTCCCCGAACTGGAAACCCTGCCGCTGCCGCGCATGCTGCTGATGCCGGGCATGATCGACACGCACCACCACCTGACCCAGTCGTTCGGCAAGTCGCTGGTCTTCGGCGAGCCGTCCGAGATCTTCCGCCGCGTCTGGGTGCCGCTGGAAGGCAGCCTGACGGCGGAGCACCTGTACCTGTCGTCCAAGCTGGCCGCGCTGGAAGCGCTGCGCGGCGGTTTCACCACCGTGGTCGATGCCGGCACGCGCAGCGATGCCGGGCTGGATGCGATCGCGCGCGCGGTCACCGATGCCGGCGTGCGCTGCGTGCTGGGCCTGATCTGCAACGACAGGCCGGGTGCCGAAACGCTCGACGCCGCGCCGATCCTGCGCCGCGCCGCCGCGCACCTGGACAAGTACGCCGGCGACCCGTTGGTGGCGCCATCGCTGGCCATCTCGATCCCCGAGGTCGCCTCCGACGCGATGCTGCACCACGTCTACCAGCTCTGCGCCGAATCCGGCCGCATCTTCCAGACCCACGCCAACGAGCACCTGGTGGCAGTCGAGCGCTCGCTCAACGCGTGCGGGCGCCGGCCCATCGAACACCTGGCGGCGGTCGGCGCGCTGGGCCCGGCGGCGCTGCTGGCGCATGCCACGCTGGTGACGCCGCACGAGATCCGCCTGCTCGCCGATACCGGCGCGGCAGTGGCCTACAACCCCGTGGCCAGCGCCTGGAAGGGCAACGCGGTAGCGCCCGCCGAAACCATGGCGACCTTCGGCGTGCGCCTGGGCCTCGGCACCGACGGCACCCGCAGCGACGCTTTCCGCCTGCTCGACTACGCCGAGGCGGCGCAACGCTTTGCCTTCGGCATCGGCGTGGGCGATTCGTCGTGCGGCGCCGGCTGGCGCTGGGTCGACATGGCCACGCATGATGCCGCCGAGGTCGCGGGACTGGGCGCGCTGACCGGCGAGATTGCGACCGGCAAGCGCGCCGACTTCCTGCTGGTCGACCTGGACGTGCCCGAGCTGGCGCCGTCGTGGGACCTGACCTGGGAACTGGTGCGGCTGGCCAACCGCGACCAGATCCGCGCGGTCTTTGTCGATGGCAGCCTGCGCCTGTGGCAAGGCTGGCCGACCGACTGGGATGCACGCGCGCTGATGCAGGCCATCCATGCGATGGCCGCGGACACGGTCGCCAACGCCCCGATCCGCAAGCTGCACGAAGCGGCCGACGTGCACCGCGCGCGCCATGCCTGCGGCAGCGCAACCAGCGAGGCAGCGTGA
- a CDS encoding SRPBCC family protein has protein sequence MPNGNNASPNTSPDATQDLVISRLLKAPRAKVWRAWSDPELLRQWWCPKPWTTEVRAFDMRPGGAFHTFMQGPDGGTSDNPGCFLEVVPMERIVSTSALVAGYRPAKPWLSMTAVITMADEGDGTRYTARVMHPDEATRKQHEELGFHEGWNTCITQLEEFAAQLK, from the coding sequence ATGCCGAACGGAAACAACGCAAGCCCCAACACAAGCCCTGACGCCACCCAGGACCTGGTCATCTCGCGCCTGCTCAAGGCCCCGCGCGCCAAGGTCTGGCGCGCGTGGAGCGACCCGGAGCTGCTCAGGCAATGGTGGTGCCCCAAGCCCTGGACCACCGAGGTGCGCGCCTTCGACATGCGCCCGGGCGGCGCCTTCCATACCTTCATGCAAGGCCCCGACGGCGGCACCAGCGACAATCCCGGCTGCTTCCTGGAAGTGGTGCCGATGGAGCGCATCGTCTCCACCTCGGCGCTGGTGGCGGGTTATCGCCCGGCCAAGCCGTGGCTGTCGATGACCGCGGTCATCACCATGGCAGACGAGGGCGACGGCACGCGCTACACCGCGCGCGTGATGCATCCGGACGAAGCCACGCGCAAGCAGCATGAAGAACTGGGCTTCCACGAGGGCTGGAATACCTGCATCACGCAACTCGAGGAATTTGCCGCGCAACTGAAGTAG
- a CDS encoding LacI family DNA-binding transcriptional regulator has product MTDSTPDRPRRLTIHDVARAAGVSLTTVSHALNDRGVLDPATRARVKRIAAELGYRPSVRAQRLQSGRANCIALLSSMPFAVAGGTSRLGFMMEVAAIAAEAAMGRGLGVVLVPPLEGAGGLLDTLDIDGAIVIEPIAGDPHIARLRERGVSIVSIGREPLTETPVPCVDLQSAETARLLLEHLHGHGRRHIGLMIGAAPRQSYVETERAYREFTQAAGLPCHIAKAPEERGEAGGADACAQLLAQMPQLDALCAPVDAFAVGAMAHLQSMGKRVPDDVLVVTRYDGIRARGAQPPITAVNLHLEGVASLAVELLFAHLSGDRSRTVIAGPAPELVVRASSTPAA; this is encoded by the coding sequence ATGACCGATTCCACGCCAGACCGCCCCCGCCGCCTCACCATCCACGACGTCGCCCGCGCCGCCGGCGTGTCGCTGACCACGGTCTCGCACGCGCTGAACGACCGCGGCGTGCTGGACCCGGCCACGCGCGCGCGCGTCAAGCGCATCGCGGCGGAGCTGGGCTACCGGCCCAGCGTGCGCGCGCAGCGGCTGCAGTCGGGCCGCGCCAACTGCATCGCGCTGCTGTCGTCGATGCCGTTCGCGGTGGCGGGCGGGACCTCGCGGCTGGGTTTCATGATGGAGGTGGCGGCGATCGCGGCGGAAGCGGCGATGGGGCGCGGGCTCGGCGTGGTGCTGGTGCCGCCGCTGGAAGGCGCGGGCGGATTGCTCGATACGCTCGATATCGATGGCGCCATCGTGATCGAGCCGATTGCCGGCGACCCGCATATCGCGCGGCTGCGCGAGCGCGGCGTCAGCATCGTGTCGATCGGGCGCGAGCCGCTGACCGAGACGCCGGTGCCTTGCGTGGACCTGCAATCGGCCGAGACCGCCCGCCTGCTGCTGGAACACCTGCACGGCCACGGCCGCCGCCATATCGGCCTGATGATCGGCGCCGCGCCGCGGCAGTCGTACGTGGAAACCGAGCGCGCCTATCGCGAGTTCACGCAGGCGGCCGGCCTGCCCTGCCATATCGCCAAGGCGCCCGAGGAGCGCGGCGAGGCCGGCGGGGCCGATGCCTGCGCGCAGCTGCTGGCGCAGATGCCGCAGCTCGATGCGCTGTGCGCGCCGGTGGATGCGTTCGCGGTGGGCGCGATGGCCCACCTGCAGTCGATGGGCAAACGCGTGCCCGACGACGTGCTGGTGGTCACGCGCTACGACGGCATCCGCGCCCGCGGCGCGCAGCCGCCGATCACCGCGGTCAACCTACACCTGGAGGGGGTGGCATCGCTGGCGGTGGAGCTGTTGTTTGCCCACCTGTCCGGCGACCGCAGCCGCACGGTGATTGCCGGGCCCGCTCCGGAACTGGTGGTGCGGGCCTCGTCGACGCCAGCCGCCTAG
- a CDS encoding c-type cytochrome, protein MKATIAPALLALALLGAGHAGAAPQDIRLPAENVKLKPAKLPGYGIAMQKCAICHSADYVSYQPPGLSLAQWTAEMRKMQQAYGAPIDDGEVEQLGAYLAVAYGSAKAKDPEIVAIAQKAGKPAAPSPATTSVDVQGLLAKNACLSCHSVTQKVVGPAYHEVAVRYKNDAQAQAKLETSIRGGSSGKWGAVPMPPFASLKPEEVRALAAYVRQQ, encoded by the coding sequence ATGAAAGCAACCATCGCCCCCGCGCTGCTGGCGCTCGCCTTGCTCGGTGCCGGCCATGCCGGCGCCGCGCCGCAGGACATCAGGCTGCCGGCGGAAAACGTCAAGCTCAAACCCGCCAAGCTGCCGGGCTACGGCATCGCCATGCAGAAATGCGCGATCTGCCATTCGGCCGACTACGTCTCCTACCAGCCGCCCGGCCTGAGCCTGGCGCAGTGGACGGCCGAGATGAGGAAGATGCAGCAGGCCTACGGCGCGCCGATCGACGATGGCGAGGTCGAGCAGCTCGGCGCCTACCTGGCCGTGGCCTATGGCTCGGCCAAAGCGAAGGATCCCGAGATCGTGGCAATCGCCCAGAAGGCCGGCAAGCCGGCCGCGCCCAGCCCCGCCACGACCAGCGTCGACGTGCAGGGACTGCTGGCAAAGAATGCCTGCCTGAGCTGCCACAGCGTCACGCAGAAGGTGGTCGGGCCGGCCTACCATGAGGTCGCCGTGCGCTACAAGAACGATGCGCAGGCCCAGGCGAAGCTCGAAACCAGCATCCGCGGCGGCAGCAGCGGCAAGTGGGGCGCGGTGCCGATGCCGCCGTTTGCCAGCCTGAAGCCGGAAGAAGTGCGCGCGTTGGCGGCATACGTGCGCCAACAATAA
- a CDS encoding DUF3820 family protein, whose product MTPFDSDALKRLVSVTMPYGKHKGTVIADLPGNYLNWFAREGFPPGEIGGLLALMHELDHNGLSHLLKPLRGRG is encoded by the coding sequence ATGACTCCGTTCGATTCCGATGCACTGAAGCGGCTCGTCAGCGTCACCATGCCCTATGGCAAGCACAAGGGCACGGTGATCGCCGACCTGCCGGGCAACTACCTGAACTGGTTCGCCCGCGAAGGCTTCCCGCCAGGGGAGATTGGCGGGCTGCTGGCGCTGATGCACGAGCTCGACCACAACGGGCTGTCGCACCTGCTCAAGCCGTTGCGCGGACGCGGCTAG
- the sorA gene encoding SorA family sulfite dehydrogenase catalytic subunit, with the protein MRDKNKPAELAGAHQPAPARRRFVRHAGGLALAASPLGALAAKATDGVTLADGPRPLVRYPGKRPLVRVSTRPPHLETPFSTFNEGPITANDAFFVRYHLANIPLSVDLNTYRLSVSGHVNKPLRLSLDELKKLAGPVEVVAVNQCSGNSRGFAEPRVFGAQLANGAMGNARWTGVPLRKVLEHAGIKAGARVVTFNGMDTPVLPSTPDFRKSLDIAHAMNGEPLLAWGMNGEDLPLLNGYPLKLVVPGYFGTYWIKHLSEIEVLDHPFEGHDAFFMTKGYRVPDNDCQCVAPGTPAARTRPISTLAVRSFITSVESGGRLPAGRTVALKGIAFDGGSGIRAVEVSVDGGRNWQAATLGEDLGRFSFRAWRLPVKFDRQGPAVLMVRATSNKGETQPAKASWNPAGYRRNAIEATPVTIA; encoded by the coding sequence ATGCGAGACAAGAACAAGCCCGCCGAACTTGCCGGCGCACACCAGCCCGCTCCCGCCCGCCGCCGCTTCGTGCGCCATGCTGGCGGGCTGGCGCTGGCCGCCTCCCCGCTCGGCGCCCTCGCGGCGAAGGCAACCGACGGCGTCACGCTCGCCGATGGCCCGCGCCCGCTGGTCCGCTATCCGGGCAAGCGCCCGCTGGTGCGCGTCAGCACCCGCCCGCCGCACCTGGAAACCCCCTTCTCCACGTTCAACGAAGGACCGATCACGGCCAACGACGCCTTCTTCGTGCGCTACCACCTGGCCAATATCCCGCTGTCGGTGGACCTGAACACGTACCGGCTGAGCGTGAGCGGCCATGTCAACAAGCCGTTGCGGCTGTCGCTGGACGAACTCAAGAAGCTGGCCGGCCCGGTCGAGGTGGTCGCGGTGAACCAGTGCTCGGGCAACAGCCGCGGCTTTGCCGAGCCGCGCGTGTTCGGCGCGCAGCTGGCCAACGGCGCGATGGGCAATGCGCGCTGGACCGGCGTGCCGCTGCGCAAGGTGCTGGAGCATGCGGGCATCAAGGCCGGCGCCAGGGTGGTGACCTTCAACGGCATGGATACGCCGGTGCTGCCGAGCACGCCGGATTTCCGCAAGTCGCTCGATATCGCGCACGCAATGAACGGCGAGCCGCTGCTGGCCTGGGGCATGAACGGTGAAGACCTGCCGCTGCTCAACGGCTATCCGCTCAAGCTGGTGGTGCCGGGGTATTTCGGCACCTACTGGATCAAGCACCTGTCCGAGATCGAAGTCCTTGACCACCCGTTCGAGGGCCATGACGCGTTCTTCATGACCAAGGGCTACCGCGTGCCGGACAACGATTGCCAGTGCGTGGCTCCCGGCACGCCGGCGGCCAGGACGCGGCCGATCTCCACGCTGGCCGTGCGCAGCTTCATCACCAGCGTCGAAAGCGGCGGCAGGCTGCCGGCCGGCCGCACCGTGGCGCTGAAGGGCATCGCCTTTGACGGCGGCTCCGGCATCCGCGCGGTCGAGGTTTCCGTCGATGGCGGACGGAACTGGCAGGCCGCAACGCTCGGCGAAGACCTGGGCCGCTTCTCGTTCCGTGCCTGGCGATTGCCGGTGAAGTTCGACCGCCAGGGCCCCGCGGTGCTGATGGTGCGCGCGACCAGCAACAAGGGCGAGACCCAGCCGGCCAAGGCCAGCTGGAATCCCGCCGGCTACCGCCGCAATGCCATCGAAGCCACGCCGGTCACCATCGCCTGA
- a CDS encoding sulfite exporter TauE/SafE family protein has product MDMTWFSVGVAVFTGALIQGATGMGFALIVVPVLALAAPAMLPGALLLAMLPLNAYVAWRERHAIDLRGAGWISAGRLAGTFGGLWVLVAMPMAWLNALVGGSTIAAALASLLAPAFTPGRLTFASTGLITGVTETATGVGGPPLALAYQHAPVATLRATVALCFLVGEVISLVVLALNGKLGMEQVFYAAGLLPVLGVGMVASHLVHRRINQRMLRIGVLVFALVSGAVVLLRG; this is encoded by the coding sequence ATGGACATGACGTGGTTCAGTGTCGGCGTGGCGGTCTTTACCGGCGCGCTGATCCAGGGCGCGACCGGCATGGGCTTCGCGCTGATCGTGGTGCCGGTGCTGGCGCTGGCCGCGCCGGCGATGCTGCCCGGGGCATTGCTGCTGGCGATGCTGCCGCTCAACGCCTACGTGGCCTGGCGCGAGCGCCATGCCATCGACCTGCGCGGCGCGGGCTGGATCAGCGCCGGGCGGCTGGCCGGCACCTTCGGCGGGCTGTGGGTGCTGGTGGCGATGCCGATGGCGTGGCTCAACGCGCTGGTCGGCGGCAGCACCATCGCCGCCGCGCTGGCGTCGCTGCTGGCACCGGCCTTTACGCCGGGGCGCCTGACGTTTGCCTCGACCGGACTGATCACCGGCGTCACCGAGACCGCCACCGGCGTCGGCGGCCCGCCGCTGGCATTGGCTTACCAGCACGCTCCCGTGGCAACGCTGCGCGCGACCGTGGCGCTGTGCTTCCTGGTCGGCGAAGTGATTTCGCTGGTGGTGCTGGCGCTGAACGGCAAGCTCGGCATGGAGCAGGTGTTCTATGCCGCTGGCCTGCTGCCGGTGCTGGGCGTCGGCATGGTCGCCAGCCACCTGGTGCACCGGCGCATCAACCAACGGATGCTGCGCATCGGCGTGCTGGTGTTCGCGCTGGTGTCCGGCGCGGTGGTGCTCCTGCGCGGCTAA
- a CDS encoding universal stress protein, with translation MAYDSILVHLDGNPQSSRRLHLAGRLASTAGCPLIGLLAGRVPDPGWSYRMDNAQRCLAEDQERRRLQRENMHCAFEAATRELGIVAEWRAVDHDPVSLALREAREAALIVSGQYDGDNVEGPVARQLLEALLLESGRPALVVPCAGEFSTIGTRVLLAWNGSREAARALHDALPLLAGAQVRILGAHTAAKELRADATPVSHAVRVLERQGASVEVEHGPGGADLTIGELILSRAADFGADLIVMGAYGHGRLRELVLGGVTRVLLQSMTVPVLFSH, from the coding sequence ATGGCCTACGACAGCATCCTGGTTCACCTGGACGGCAATCCACAGTCCTCCCGCCGCCTGCACCTTGCCGGCCGCCTCGCCAGCACCGCCGGTTGCCCGCTGATCGGCCTGCTGGCCGGGCGCGTGCCCGACCCCGGCTGGTCCTACCGCATGGACAATGCCCAGCGCTGCCTGGCCGAAGACCAGGAGCGCCGCCGGCTGCAGCGCGAAAACATGCATTGCGCCTTCGAGGCCGCCACCCGCGAACTGGGGATCGTGGCCGAGTGGCGTGCGGTCGATCATGACCCCGTCTCGCTGGCGCTGCGCGAAGCGCGCGAGGCCGCGCTGATCGTGTCCGGCCAGTACGATGGCGACAACGTCGAAGGCCCGGTTGCCAGGCAACTGCTGGAAGCGCTGCTGCTGGAATCCGGCCGGCCCGCGCTGGTGGTCCCGTGCGCCGGCGAGTTCAGCACCATCGGCACACGCGTGCTGCTGGCCTGGAATGGCAGCCGCGAGGCCGCGCGCGCCCTGCACGACGCGCTGCCGCTGCTGGCTGGCGCGCAAGTCCGCATACTCGGCGCCCATACCGCCGCCAAGGAGTTGCGCGCGGATGCCACGCCGGTCAGCCACGCGGTGCGGGTGCTGGAGCGGCAGGGCGCCTCGGTCGAGGTCGAGCACGGCCCCGGCGGCGCCGACCTGACCATCGGCGAGCTGATCCTGTCGCGCGCCGCCGACTTTGGCGCCGACCTGATCGTGATGGGCGCCTACGGCCATGGCCGGCTGCGCGAACTGGTCCTTGGCGGCGTGACCCGCGTGCTGCTGCAGTCGATGACGGTGCCGGTCTTGTTCTCGCACTGA
- a CDS encoding ArsR/SmtB family transcription factor, with the protein MANHYAALPAVPELSDVFYALADPTRRAVVTMLGRGPETVSALAAPFAMALPSFLKHLQVLERSGLIRSRKTGRVRTCELVPQPLSEAQQWIADQHALWEARTDRLAAFVEALHQEELSDAERKQRKPQHKP; encoded by the coding sequence ATGGCTAACCATTACGCCGCGCTTCCTGCCGTTCCCGAGCTGTCCGACGTCTTCTATGCGCTGGCCGATCCCACCCGGCGCGCCGTCGTCACCATGCTCGGACGCGGTCCGGAAACGGTCTCGGCCCTGGCAGCCCCGTTCGCGATGGCACTGCCCTCGTTCCTCAAGCACCTGCAGGTGCTGGAGCGCAGCGGCCTGATCCGCTCGCGCAAGACGGGGCGCGTGCGCACCTGCGAGCTGGTGCCGCAGCCGCTGTCCGAGGCGCAGCAATGGATCGCCGATCAACACGCGCTTTGGGAGGCCCGCACCGACCGCCTCGCCGCCTTTGTCGAAGCGCTTCACCAGGAGGAACTGTCTGATGCCGAACGGAAACAACGCAAGCCCCAACACAAGCCCTGA
- a CDS encoding uracil-xanthine permease family protein, whose product MSHAAPAPVDELLPWRRLFVFGLQHVLVMAASPIASVFLMSKALNFPPALAVQLLSATFVICGLGTLLQSLGKRGIGARLPFVMLPGGAPIVLFILIAQQTDVQTAAGAVILTGVFYFCVLPVFRRCLRYFPPVVVGTMLLLVAINLAQVSGRLVAGHPAAGTAVDPLNLLLAFVTIACTVAASRLLTGMLAQLAILLGLLGGALVAVLTGAFQVGHVSMTPVIALPTPFPFGMPTFDVVAAIPLMVFAVISMVEATGQTLAISDAVGKPVDQQRDVPRTIRADALTSLVGGMFGTSLIITSGENIGIVRATGVRSRFVTAVSGAILVVFGLLVPVSSLISAIPEAVVGGTGLVVFCIVGTMGIDMLRKVDLRHHANMYVVAVALAVGLLPILVPGIYGGLPANLRILVGNGVAMGAITAALLNFLFFHTGSRAAAPAPAVGDDAAATH is encoded by the coding sequence ATGTCCCACGCCGCCCCCGCGCCGGTGGACGAACTGCTGCCATGGCGGCGCCTGTTCGTCTTCGGCCTCCAGCATGTCCTGGTCATGGCCGCGTCGCCGATCGCGTCCGTGTTCCTGATGAGCAAGGCGCTCAACTTCCCGCCGGCGCTGGCGGTGCAGCTGCTCAGCGCCACCTTCGTGATCTGCGGACTGGGCACGCTGCTGCAGTCGCTCGGCAAGCGCGGCATCGGCGCCAGGCTGCCGTTCGTGATGCTGCCCGGCGGCGCGCCGATCGTGCTGTTCATCCTGATCGCGCAGCAGACCGACGTGCAGACCGCCGCCGGCGCGGTGATCCTGACCGGCGTCTTCTACTTCTGCGTGCTGCCGGTGTTCCGGCGCTGCCTGCGCTATTTCCCGCCGGTGGTGGTGGGGACGATGCTGCTGCTGGTGGCGATCAACCTGGCGCAGGTCTCGGGCCGGCTGGTCGCGGGCCACCCCGCCGCGGGCACCGCGGTCGATCCGCTGAACCTGCTGCTCGCGTTCGTCACCATCGCCTGCACGGTCGCCGCTTCGCGGCTGCTGACGGGCATGCTCGCGCAGCTGGCGATCCTGCTGGGATTGCTGGGTGGCGCGCTGGTCGCGGTGCTGACCGGTGCCTTCCAGGTCGGCCATGTGTCGATGACGCCGGTCATCGCGCTGCCCACGCCGTTCCCGTTCGGCATGCCGACCTTCGACGTGGTCGCCGCGATCCCGCTGATGGTGTTCGCGGTGATCTCGATGGTGGAGGCCACCGGCCAGACGCTGGCGATCAGCGACGCGGTCGGCAAGCCGGTGGACCAGCAGCGCGACGTGCCGCGCACCATCCGTGCGGATGCGCTGACCTCGCTGGTGGGCGGGATGTTCGGCACCTCGCTGATCATCACCAGCGGCGAGAACATCGGCATCGTACGCGCCACCGGCGTGCGCTCCCGCTTCGTCACCGCGGTGTCGGGCGCGATCCTGGTGGTGTTCGGCCTGCTGGTGCCGGTGTCGTCGCTGATCAGCGCGATCCCCGAGGCGGTGGTGGGCGGCACCGGGCTGGTGGTGTTCTGCATCGTCGGCACCATGGGCATCGACATGCTGCGCAAGGTCGACCTGCGCCATCACGCCAACATGTATGTCGTCGCGGTGGCGCTGGCCGTGGGCCTGCTGCCGATCCTGGTGCCCGGCATCTACGGCGGGCTGCCGGCCAACCTGCGCATCCTGGTCGGCAACGGCGTGGCCATGGGCGCCATCACCGCCGCGCTGCTCAACTTCCTGTTTTTCCACACGGGCTCGCGTGCCGCGGCGCCGGCCCCGGCGGTCGGCGACGATGCCGCCGCCACGCACTGA